From Cyclobacteriaceae bacterium, a single genomic window includes:
- the pgl gene encoding 6-phosphogluconolactonase → MVIKVFDTPELLLPALADYIMVEAKEAIEKRGRFNLVLSGGSSPKKLYELLASDSYLYKIQWNNVYFFFGDDRYVPHNHKDSNFLMATLALFDPLRIPKDHIFGIDTSLSPENAAIAYEQTIKEHFKGSECIFDVILLGLGDNSHTASLFPHTTVLHEKTALVKEIYVEEVKMNRITFTAPLINLGHKILFLVYGAGKAEAVKHILEDPTNIDEYPAQLIKAKQGEVVWFLDKGAAAKIRGN, encoded by the coding sequence ATGGTGATAAAGGTTTTTGATACACCTGAATTATTGTTGCCGGCGCTTGCCGACTATATCATGGTTGAGGCGAAGGAAGCAATTGAAAAGAGGGGAAGGTTTAATCTTGTGCTTTCGGGTGGAAGCTCTCCTAAAAAACTCTATGAGCTACTGGCTTCAGATAGCTATCTCTACAAAATTCAATGGAATAACGTTTACTTCTTTTTTGGGGATGATCGCTATGTGCCACATAACCACAAGGACAGTAATTTCCTCATGGCGACATTGGCTTTGTTTGATCCCCTGAGAATACCGAAAGATCATATTTTTGGAATTGATACCTCATTAAGTCCTGAAAACGCTGCGATAGCATACGAACAAACGATTAAGGAACATTTTAAAGGGAGCGAATGCATCTTTGATGTGATCTTACTCGGCCTTGGAGACAATTCCCATACAGCATCACTCTTTCCCCACACAACAGTGTTGCATGAGAAAACGGCATTGGTAAAGGAGATATATGTTGAAGAGGTAAAGATGAACCGGATCACATTTACAGCGCCGTTAATCAATCTCGGCCACAAGATTTTGTTCCTGGTTTATGGAGCAGGGAAGGCTGAAGCTGTAAAACACATCCTGGAAGATCCCACCAACATTGACGAGTATCCGGCACAGCTTATTAAGGCAAAACAGGGAGAGGTTGTTTGGTTTTTGGATAAGGGAGCAGCTGCAAAAATACGGGGAAATTAA
- the zwf gene encoding glucose-6-phosphate dehydrogenase, with protein sequence MNQKNSPVQSQPTIFFIFGGTGDLTSRKLVPALYNLFIDGWLPDNFAIVGMGRTQQTDDQFRGLLLDDINKFSRSGKADAEKWKKFSANVYFQVSDIAEEKTYIEQGERIKKLGAEWKTEPCVIYYLAVAPRFFTPIAENLAKHKLASDPEKSRVVIEKPFGHDLESGKQLNKLLNSIFSEKQIYRIDHYLGKETVQNILAFRFANSILEPLWNRNYIDHVQISVSEQLGVGDRGGYYDEAGALRDMVQNHILQLLCLVAMEPPVSFQADEVRNRKVDVLLAMRKFDAEDIQKNTVRGQYRKGWVEGKEVPGYREEKGVNPESNTETFAAIKFFVDNWRWHGVPFYLRTGKRMPEASSMITIQFKDVPHMIFPTEAVEGWQQNKLIISIQPEMSIRLQVQAKRPGLDMILNPVDLIFDYSGTYKGETPEAYETLLLDTMMGDQTLFMRGDQVEAAWDLLMPILNSWAKKKSTSFPNYSADSWGPEAADALIAKDGFHWFTLPKKTKS encoded by the coding sequence ATGAATCAAAAAAATAGCCCCGTTCAGTCTCAGCCAACCATCTTCTTTATTTTTGGTGGAACAGGAGATCTTACTTCGCGAAAGCTTGTTCCTGCATTGTACAATCTCTTCATTGATGGATGGCTCCCGGATAACTTTGCAATCGTTGGGATGGGGCGTACTCAGCAAACCGACGATCAATTCAGAGGATTGCTGCTGGATGACATCAATAAGTTCTCCCGTAGCGGAAAGGCTGATGCAGAGAAATGGAAGAAGTTCTCTGCAAATGTGTATTTCCAGGTGTCAGATATCGCTGAAGAAAAAACATATATTGAGCAAGGTGAAAGAATTAAGAAGCTGGGAGCAGAGTGGAAAACAGAACCATGCGTAATCTATTATTTGGCAGTTGCTCCAAGATTCTTTACACCCATCGCAGAGAATCTTGCCAAGCATAAACTTGCATCCGATCCTGAAAAGAGTCGCGTAGTCATTGAAAAACCATTTGGACACGATCTTGAATCCGGCAAGCAATTAAATAAACTACTGAACAGCATTTTCTCGGAAAAGCAGATCTATCGCATTGATCATTACCTTGGAAAAGAGACCGTTCAGAACATTCTTGCATTCCGATTTGCGAACTCTATCCTTGAACCGCTTTGGAATCGTAACTATATCGACCATGTTCAGATATCAGTTTCAGAACAACTGGGAGTAGGCGATCGTGGTGGTTATTATGATGAAGCAGGTGCTTTGCGCGATATGGTTCAGAACCACATCTTGCAATTACTTTGCCTTGTAGCAATGGAGCCACCGGTAAGTTTTCAGGCAGATGAAGTGCGTAATCGAAAGGTGGATGTACTTCTTGCCATGCGTAAGTTTGATGCAGAAGACATTCAGAAAAACACCGTTCGTGGCCAGTATCGAAAGGGCTGGGTAGAAGGAAAAGAAGTTCCGGGATATCGTGAAGAAAAAGGTGTAAACCCTGAATCAAATACAGAGACCTTTGCAGCGATTAAGTTCTTCGTTGACAACTGGAGATGGCATGGCGTTCCATTCTATCTGCGGACAGGAAAACGAATGCCGGAAGCTTCTTCCATGATCACGATACAATTCAAGGATGTTCCTCACATGATCTTCCCAACAGAAGCAGTGGAAGGCTGGCAGCAAAATAAGCTGATCATCAGCATTCAGCCTGAGATGAGTATACGCCTCCAGGTACAGGCAAAGAGACCAGGGCTGGATATGATCCTTAATCCTGTTGATTTGATATTTGACTATAGCGGAACATACAAAGGTGAAACACCGGAAGCGTATGAGACATTGCTGCTTGACACGATGATGGGTGACCAGACATTGTTCATGCGTGGTGATCAGGTAGAGGCGGCATGGGATCTATTGATGCCTATTCTGAACTCATGGGCAAAGAAGAAGAGCACCAGTTTCCCTAATTACTCAGCGGACTCATGGGGACCAGAGGCAGCGGATGCATTGATTGCAAAAGATGGCTTCCATTGGTTTACGCTGCCGAAGAAAACTAAAAGCTAG
- the gndA gene encoding NADP-dependent phosphogluconate dehydrogenase, which produces MKGDNYVFGMIGLGTMGRNLLLNMADHGYKVAGHDKDEKKVQALSTESGKPNVKGFSSAKEFIDSLQSPRAIMMLVPAGKIVDNVIEELTPLLDAGDLIIDGGNSHFTDTNRRVELLKQKNIHFFGMGISGGEEGARKGPSMMPGGDPEAYKVVQKIFESVAAKVNGDPCVTYIGPGASGHFTKMVHNGIEYGIMQLIAETYEFMKKGLKLSDDKIHASFREWSNGRLQSFLMDITRDILAFKEKGSDHLLLNDIKDEARSKGTGKWTSQVAMDLQTALTVIDTAVSMRDLSKYKALRTKAAAMYGAEPVKLQGTPEELVKSLEAALYFSTILAYAQGMHLLTQASTEFKYDLKMDKIALIWRGGCIIRSTFLEDIHQAYKNDNTLQHLLLDPAIQKKVSTLLAPTRAVISSAINSGIAMPAFTAALSYFDAFKSERMPSNVIQAQRDFFGAHTYELIGKEGTFHTQWFVK; this is translated from the coding sequence ATGAAAGGCGATAATTATGTTTTTGGAATGATCGGACTCGGAACCATGGGTCGCAATCTTTTATTGAATATGGCTGACCACGGCTACAAAGTGGCGGGCCACGACAAAGATGAAAAGAAAGTGCAAGCCCTGAGCACCGAATCAGGTAAGCCAAATGTAAAAGGATTCAGTTCCGCAAAGGAGTTTATTGACAGCCTGCAATCACCACGCGCCATCATGATGCTGGTGCCAGCGGGTAAGATAGTTGACAATGTTATTGAAGAGCTGACACCTTTGCTGGATGCGGGAGATCTTATTATAGATGGTGGAAATTCTCATTTCACAGATACAAATCGCCGTGTTGAATTATTAAAGCAAAAGAATATTCACTTTTTCGGAATGGGTATTTCGGGAGGAGAAGAAGGCGCAAGAAAAGGTCCGAGCATGATGCCTGGAGGTGATCCTGAAGCTTATAAAGTAGTTCAGAAGATATTTGAATCGGTAGCTGCTAAAGTGAATGGCGACCCATGCGTAACGTATATCGGGCCAGGTGCATCAGGTCACTTCACCAAGATGGTACACAACGGAATCGAGTATGGTATCATGCAACTGATTGCTGAAACCTATGAATTTATGAAGAAGGGATTGAAACTTTCTGACGACAAGATCCACGCAAGCTTCAGGGAATGGAGTAATGGTCGCCTTCAGTCATTCCTGATGGACATTACCCGAGATATTCTTGCTTTCAAGGAAAAAGGATCTGATCATTTACTTTTAAATGATATCAAAGATGAAGCTCGCTCAAAAGGAACCGGCAAGTGGACATCTCAGGTAGCTATGGATTTGCAAACAGCTCTAACTGTAATTGATACTGCTGTATCTATGCGTGATCTTTCCAAATACAAAGCGTTGCGCACAAAAGCAGCAGCAATGTATGGGGCAGAACCCGTCAAACTGCAAGGGACACCGGAAGAACTTGTAAAATCATTGGAAGCTGCATTATATTTCTCAACCATTCTTGCCTACGCACAAGGCATGCATCTGCTTACTCAGGCATCAACAGAATTCAAGTATGACCTTAAAATGGATAAGATCGCATTGATCTGGCGCGGTGGATGTATCATTCGCTCAACGTTCCTCGAAGACATTCATCAGGCATACAAAAATGACAATACACTTCAGCATTTGCTGCTGGATCCTGCTATTCAAAAGAAAGTGAGTACACTGCTGGCTCCAACCCGTGCCGTTATTTCTTCGGCCATTAATTCAGGAATTGCTATGCCAGCATTCACGGCAGCATTAAGTTACTTCGATGCATTCAAAAGCGAGCGCATGCCTTCGAATGTTATTCAGGCACAGCGTGATTTTTTTGGTGCTCATACCTATGAATTAATTGGTAAAGAAGGTACGTTCCATACGCAATGGTTTGTTAAATAA
- a CDS encoding HAD-IA family hydrolase, with product MVSKGSKTIFLDIGGVLLTNGWDYPAREKAAKHFELDIIAMDKLHSFIFNIYEIGKISLDQYLDTVIFGKPRKFTKKEFADFMYAQSEELPGIIPWLSKWKKENHRRIIAINNEGREMNEYRIQKFGLRDCFDAFVSSCEVGMRKPDPGIFQLALGIAQTKTTDCIYFDDRQMLVDAATTLGIPSYKHDTFEKTKTILENL from the coding sequence ATCGTGTCAAAAGGATCTAAAACAATATTTCTGGATATAGGAGGAGTGTTACTAACGAATGGATGGGACTATCCCGCGCGTGAGAAAGCAGCAAAGCATTTTGAGCTGGATATCATCGCAATGGATAAACTTCATTCATTTATTTTTAACATCTACGAGATTGGAAAAATAAGCCTCGATCAATATCTGGATACTGTGATCTTTGGAAAGCCAAGAAAATTCACTAAGAAAGAGTTTGCCGATTTTATGTATGCTCAATCTGAAGAATTGCCAGGAATAATTCCATGGCTCAGTAAATGGAAAAAAGAGAATCATCGCAGGATCATCGCGATAAATAATGAAGGAAGGGAAATGAACGAGTACCGCATTCAGAAATTTGGACTGAGAGATTGCTTCGATGCGTTTGTTTCTTCCTGTGAAGTAGGCATGAGAAAACCAGATCCCGGAATATTTCAGTTGGCATTGGGCATTGCCCAGACTAAAACCACCGACTGCATTTATTTTGATGACCGTCAGATGCTTGTGGATGCTGCTACAACGTTGGGCATTCCATCCTATAAGCACGACACTTTTGAAAAGACTAAAACAATTTTAGAAAACCTGTAA
- a CDS encoding RpiB/LacA/LacB family sugar-phosphate isomerase, which translates to MRIGIAADHGGFLLKTDIKAWLTSQGHDVRDFGAHELVSTDDYPDFVVPLAKAVSSKEVERGIAICGSGVGASVAANKVAGVRAALIHENFSAHQGVEDDDMNLICLGGRVLGTKAAEEFISAFINAKYIGGGRYQRRLDKVLKLETGK; encoded by the coding sequence ATGAGGATTGGAATAGCGGCAGACCACGGAGGTTTTTTGTTGAAGACAGATATCAAGGCGTGGCTTACTTCACAGGGCCATGATGTCAGGGACTTTGGTGCTCATGAACTGGTTTCAACGGATGACTATCCTGATTTCGTGGTGCCGCTCGCAAAAGCAGTATCATCAAAGGAAGTGGAGCGCGGCATTGCAATTTGCGGAAGTGGTGTAGGGGCTTCGGTGGCAGCGAATAAAGTTGCAGGGGTGAGAGCTGCCTTGATCCATGAGAATTTCTCTGCGCACCAGGGAGTAGAAGATGATGATATGAATCTGATCTGTCTGGGTGGAAGAGTGTTGGGGACGAAAGCAGCAGAGGAATTTATTTCTGCGTTCATCAATGCAAAGTACATTGGTGGTGGAAGGTATCAGAGGAGACTTGATAAGGTTTTGAAACTTGAGACCGGTAAATAA
- the tkt gene encoding transketolase, producing MQTKEKDLVQAAINTVRLLAADGVQKANSGHPGMPMGAAPMGYVLWSEVMNYNPQNASWANRDRFILSAGHGCMFQYSLLHLTGYNCTMEDLKKFRQLHSKTAGHPEYGLLEGIEVTTGPLGQGFANGVGFAIAQKYLAARYNKPGFELFDYHIYSICGDGDLNEGVSAEAASLAGHLKLGNIIYLYDDNHISIEGDTNLTFTEDVGKRFEAYDWHVQVVADGNDVKAIADAIKKAKAVTDKPSIIKIRTHIAFGSPNKVDTAHAHGSPLGEAELKLTKQNLGFDPEQSFFVSDEVSNFYSECGKKGIAKEQKWNELFQSYKKAHPELAKEYELLSSGQLPQGWKDKIPSFKAEDGKLATRQASGKVLNAIADVLPNLIGGAADLAPSTETWLKKYEAFTPANYGGRNFHFGIREHAMGSILNGMVLTKGIIPYGATFLIFSEYMRPPIRLSAIMKVRAIYVYTHDSIGLGEDGTTHQPIEQLASLRSIPNIVVIRPADANETAQAWRVAIEHTTGPVIIALTRQGLPVIDQAKYGKATELEKGAYILSDSEETPKVILIATGSEVSLIMEAQAKLKEQGIPARVVSMPSWELFEKQDKAYKEKVFPPSIRKRLAVETGSPMGWHKYVTDEGDMITMNSFGESGAINDLMKFFGFTVDNVVTKAKALLGK from the coding sequence ATGCAAACTAAAGAAAAAGACCTCGTTCAAGCTGCCATAAACACAGTAAGATTACTCGCTGCTGACGGTGTACAAAAAGCAAACTCAGGACATCCGGGCATGCCAATGGGTGCTGCACCGATGGGCTATGTACTTTGGTCAGAGGTTATGAATTACAATCCTCAAAATGCTTCCTGGGCAAATCGCGATCGCTTTATATTATCGGCTGGTCACGGCTGCATGTTCCAGTATAGCCTGCTGCATCTCACAGGATACAATTGCACAATGGAGGATCTCAAGAAATTCCGTCAGCTGCATAGTAAAACAGCGGGCCACCCGGAGTATGGATTATTGGAAGGCATTGAAGTCACTACCGGTCCATTAGGACAGGGTTTTGCCAATGGCGTAGGCTTTGCCATTGCACAGAAGTATCTCGCTGCACGCTATAACAAGCCTGGCTTTGAACTTTTTGATTATCATATCTACTCTATCTGCGGAGATGGTGATTTGAATGAAGGTGTGAGCGCCGAAGCAGCTTCTCTCGCAGGACACCTGAAGCTTGGTAACATTATCTACTTATACGATGATAACCACATCTCCATTGAAGGAGATACCAATCTTACATTTACAGAGGATGTTGGAAAACGTTTTGAAGCATACGACTGGCATGTTCAGGTTGTTGCAGATGGAAATGATGTGAAAGCAATTGCCGATGCTATTAAGAAAGCAAAAGCAGTTACCGATAAGCCATCCATTATCAAGATCAGAACACACATTGCTTTCGGAAGTCCTAATAAAGTTGACACCGCACATGCACACGGTTCACCGCTTGGTGAAGCAGAATTAAAACTTACCAAGCAGAATCTTGGCTTTGATCCTGAGCAATCATTCTTTGTTTCGGATGAAGTATCCAACTTCTATAGTGAATGTGGCAAGAAAGGTATTGCCAAAGAACAGAAGTGGAATGAATTATTCCAATCTTACAAGAAAGCACATCCGGAATTAGCAAAAGAGTATGAATTGCTTAGCAGCGGTCAATTGCCGCAAGGATGGAAAGATAAAATTCCTTCATTCAAAGCTGAAGATGGAAAACTTGCTACCCGCCAGGCATCCGGAAAAGTATTGAATGCAATTGCTGATGTGCTTCCAAACCTGATAGGGGGCGCTGCCGATCTTGCTCCGTCTACTGAAACATGGTTAAAGAAATACGAAGCGTTTACGCCTGCCAATTACGGTGGACGTAATTTCCATTTTGGAATCCGCGAACATGCAATGGGCTCTATACTTAATGGAATGGTGTTGACAAAAGGAATTATTCCTTATGGCGCAACCTTCCTGATCTTCTCTGAATACATGCGACCTCCAATCCGTCTGTCAGCGATCATGAAAGTAAGAGCGATCTATGTTTACACACATGATAGCATTGGATTAGGTGAGGATGGAACTACTCACCAGCCGATCGAACAATTGGCTTCCCTAAGATCGATACCTAATATTGTCGTGATTCGTCCGGCGGATGCTAATGAAACAGCACAGGCCTGGAGAGTGGCGATTGAGCATACAACAGGTCCTGTCATCATCGCATTGACCCGCCAGGGATTACCTGTGATTGATCAGGCAAAGTATGGTAAAGCAACAGAGCTTGAGAAGGGTGCTTACATCCTATCAGATTCTGAAGAAACACCTAAGGTCATTCTGATTGCCACCGGTTCTGAGGTTTCATTGATCATGGAAGCTCAGGCTAAATTGAAAGAGCAGGGAATTCCTGCACGCGTTGTAAGCATGCCATCGTGGGAATTGTTTGAGAAACAGGATAAGGCTTATAAGGAAAAAGTGTTTCCACCTTCGATCCGTAAGAGACTTGCTGTTGAGACAGGATCTCCAATGGGATGGCATAAATATGTTACTGATGAAGGTGATATGATTACCATGAATTCATTTGGAGAATCCGGCGCCATCAATGATCTGATGAAGTTCTTTGGATTCACTGTAGATAATGTGGTGACAAAAGCAAAAGCGTTGCTGGGTAAATAG